In Campylobacter concisus, the sequence CCCTTAAACTAAGCATTATAAAAATATTATTTAATAAATTTTATTTTACAAATCTTACTAATACTTTAGAAATTTCTTATTAATTTTCTTTCTTATTTATAAAGTCTTTTTATTGGATTTTAATAATTTTTATAAGCTATTTTTAATTTATATGGTTAGATTAATATTTGTAAGAATTTTGTAGTAAATATAAATTTTAATCTTGCCCCTACAATTAGGAGCAAGAAATAACAAATTTTAGCTCTCAAGCCCTAAATTTGCTCTATACTCTTCGTATGTACCTTTAAAATCAACCACTTCGCCATTGCCTTTTAGGTGTAAAATTCTATTTGCAAAGGCGTCTATTAGCTCCCTGTCGTGGCTCACGCAGATAACTGAGCCATTAAAGTTATAAAATGCCTCGCCAAGTGCAATGATAGCCTCGAGATCAAGGTGGTTATTCGGCTCATCCATGACAAGTAAATTTGGTCTATGAAGCATAAGTTGAGCTAGTCTTACTCGGTGTTTTTCACCACCGCTTAGTGCGCCCACTGCCTTTTCTTGCTCAGCACCGCTAAAGAGCATCCTGCCAAGGCACTTTCTGATCTCGTCTATGTCCTTGTTTTTGGCATCTTGTAAGTACTCATAAAGCTTTAGCTCGCCATCTATCTTGTTTACAGTATCTTGTGCAAAATATCCTAGCTCGATGGTCGCACCTATATGCACCTCGCCCGCGTCAGGCTTTATCTCGCCCATTATGATCTTACAAAGTGTGCTTTTGCCAACGCCGTTGTGGCCGATGATAGCTAGCTTGTCGCCCTTTTCGAGTTTAAAGTTAAAGTTCTCAAATATCACTTTATCATCAAATTTCTTACTTACGTTTTTAAGCTCAATTAGCTCATTGCCTATCTCGCGGTTTGCACGAAATAATATGCTTGGATCGCGTCTGCTTGATACTGCGATCTCTGCTATGTCAAGCTTTTCAAGCTGTTTTGCACGAGAGGTCGCTTGCTTTGCCTTGCTCGCATTTGCCGAAAATCTCGCGATAAATTTCTCCAGCTCCTCTTTCTCTTTTAGCTTCTTATCACGCTCCATCTCATGCTGCTTTGCGATTAAATTTGCAGCCATATACCAGTCGTCATAGTTGCCTGAAAACTCGCGAATTTTCTTAAAATCCACATCCAAAATGTTTGTGCAA encodes:
- the abc-f gene encoding ribosomal protection-like ABC-F family protein; translation: MLEVRGLTQRFASSLLFEDVNLKLNRHNRYGLIGANGAGKSTFLKILSGAIEPTSGEIIIENGLKVGVLGQDQFAFENFTLKDAVLYGNKRLYDAVKEKEKLYMSEEFTDEINERLSELEMISAEEDPSYEYETRIEKILSSLGLNEFDKLMSEVENSDKVKVLLAQVLFPKPDILFLDEPTNNLDIDAIAWLENELNRHEGTLVVISHDRHFLNRVCTNILDVDFKKIREFSGNYDDWYMAANLIAKQHEMERDKKLKEKEELEKFIARFSANASKAKQATSRAKQLEKLDIAEIAVSSRRDPSILFRANREIGNELIELKNVSKKFDDKVIFENFNFKLEKGDKLAIIGHNGVGKSTLCKIIMGEIKPDAGEVHIGATIELGYFAQDTVNKIDGELKLYEYLQDAKNKDIDEIRKCLGRMLFSGAEQEKAVGALSGGEKHRVRLAQLMLHRPNLLVMDEPNNHLDLEAIIALGEAFYNFNGSVICVSHDRELIDAFANRILHLKGNGEVVDFKGTYEEYRANLGLES